Within the Serratia sp. UGAL515B_01 genome, the region TTGAAAATGACGTTAACGAGAAAAAACGCGAATTACTCTAGCTGCATAGCTTGTTAATTTAATAAGGATCGTGTCACTCTTGCTTTTATCAATCTAAACGGATGATTTAGCAATGATGACACCTCCTAAAGCTGAAAAACGGCCTTATCCAATCACCCTACACGGCGATACTCGTGTAGACGACTATTACTGGTTACGTGATGATGAACGTTTAGACCCCGATATATTGAGCTATCTTGATGCTGAAAATGCCTACACTGAGGCACAGTTGAGTCCGCAGCAACCATTGCGTGAAACTCTGTATCAGGAAATGGTCGCTCGCATTCCGCAACAAGAGCATTCGGTGCCTTACGTCAAGCGTGGTTTTCGTTATCAGACCCGTTATGAACCAGGCAATGAATATGCAATATATGTTCGTCAACCTGAAGCATCCAGTGAACAGTGGGACACCTTGCTTGACGGCAATTTACGCGCCGAAGGGCATGAATACTATATGCTTGGCGGTTTAGACGTTAGTCCTGATAATCAGCATCTGGCCGTGGCTGAGGATTTCTTATCGCGCCGCCAGTACGACATTCGTTTCAAGGATCTGACCAATGATAGTTGGGCCGATGAGGTATTGGAGAACACCTCTGGCAGTTTTGAATGGGCGAATGACTCATCTACAATCTATTACGTTCGTAAACATGCCAAAACATTGCTGCCCTATCAGGTTTATCGTCATCAGATAGGGAGCGATCCGCAGCTTGATACGCTCATTTATGAAGAACTGGATGACACTTTTTATGTCAGCCTGGAAAAAACCACGTCTGAACAATTTATCCTGATCCATCTCAGCAGCACGACAACATCTGAAATTCTTCTACTGGATACAAATGGGGTTGATACTAAGCCCCGGATATTCGTACCACGGCGTAAAGATCATGAATATGCTATCGATCATTATCACCAACATTTCTTTATTCGCTCGAATAAGGATGGCAAGAATTTTGGCCTGTATCAGAGTGATCAAGCTGATGAAGAGCAATGGCAAGAGCTGATCGCCCCACGAAGCGACGTTATGCTTGAAGGGTTTAGCCTTTTCCGTGACTGGCTGGTTGTGGAGGAACGCATAGCGGGTCTAACGCGATTACGGCAAATTCACTGGCATACTGGCGAAGAAAAAAGTATTGCATTTGACGACCCGACCTATGTCACGTGGTTAGCTTATAATCCAGATCCAGAAACTGTGCTGCTGCGTTATGGCTATTCCTCTATGACGACACCAAGCACCTTATACGAATTAAATCTTGATAGCGGTGAGCGCGAGCAGCTCAAACAGCAGGATGTCAAAAATTTTACGGCGGAAGACTACCGTAGCGAGCGTATTTGGGTGAAAGGGCGTGATGGTGTAGAGATACCGGTGTCATTAGTGTACCGAGCCGATCGTTTTGTTCATGGTGCGAATCCGCTGATGGTATACGCTTACGGTTCCTATGGCGGTAGCATGGATCCAGCGTTCAGTACCAGTCGCCTTAGTCTTTTGGATCGTGGTTTCGTCTTCGCATTGGCACATATTCGTGGTGGCGCCGAATTGGGGCAGCTTTGGTATGAAGACGGCAAATTATTAAAAAAGAAAAATACCTTTAATGACTTTATCGATGTCACTCAAACCCTGGTAGAACAAGGCTATGCTGATGCCCAGTACGTATTTGCCATGGGGGGAAGCGCAGGTGGTTTACTTATGGGGGCGGTGGTCAACCAGGCTCCTCAATTGTTTAAGGGTATTGTGGCTCAGGTGCCTTTTGTTGATGTGTTGACCACCATGTTGGATGAGACTATTCCCCTTACTACCGGGGAGTACGATGAATGGGGTAATCCAAACGATAAGGTTTACTACGATTACATCAAACAGTACAGCCCTTATGATCAGGTTAAGGCTCAGGATTATCCACATATGTTGGTAACTACTGGGCTGCATGACTCGCAGGTTCAATACTGGGAACCTGCCAAATGGGTAGCTAAACTTCGCGAATTGAAAACGGACGACCATACATTGCTGCTGTATACCGACATGGATGCTGGGCATGGTGGTAAATCTGGCCGTTTCAAGGCTTATGAGGATATAGCACTGGAGTATGCGTTTATTCTTTCCTTGTTAGAATAGCTAAGAGGTATTTGCCACGGACTAAACACTGGCAAGTGAGCGCATGGATGCGCGGTACCAGTCTCTAGGGAGGGGGGCACGGCGTGTCGGTGCTCCTCATCACTCCCACCAGCCAGAAGCGTGAAATTAGCGGTATTAATAATGCCTATTTAGAGTCTGCACTAGCCTCAATCAATACCCATTTAATTTTTCAGGGCCAGTTCTCCTGCTGGCACTAGGCAATTGCACGCGAGCGTTGCTGGCGATCATTTGCGCGCAGAGCAAGGTGTGAGCCGTGAGTTTGGGTACCCAATAAGCGGCTAATAACGTAGCAGTGCGCACGAATGACCCCAGCCCAGTGGGTCGCGCCCCAAAATTAAAGTGAAATTCTATCAAGCACAGCGGAGTTGAGCCGTATCGCTTAATTTCTTCTGGTGCTGTCCAGTCGCCAAAAAATATCACTAACGTCGAAGATGAACTGGGTGTTCTGTTTAAGCCCGACTTTTCCTTGGATGGTTTTTGGGGGAACGCCTTAAAGTGCTGCGGCTATCTGAGAGTATTGCTGCGCATGACTTCCCTAAACCTCTACCAAGGGTAATGACGACATAAAGGCTGAGGATACAAGAATCGTTGAAGGATGCTATGGCGTTGTGGTCAATTGTTAGATCTATGTCATATTTTTGTTAATTCACCATTCTAAAATGCATGTTTCGCTTGTTGAGGTTTAAAAGTTTCAATACTCTAATTTATGAAATAAAAATTTAATAAATTGATTGGCTGATTTATCTTATGTGTAATGGTAATTCTAACATACTGTTTTAAATGTTTTTATTCGGCTGGATTAAGAGTGCTAATCTACCTTTAACGGGTTGAAAAAGATTGTTCATCTTTTCTTTAATGCGAAAAAACGAGTGAAATGTTGTTTGATTGTAAAAAATATTTTTCATTTGTCATGAAATCAACAAACCTCTCATCCTAACTAATAAAGAGTATGTGATATGAAGCTGAAAAAACTGATCGTTACCTCGTTACTGGTATGTACGTTACCAACTACGGTGTTAGCCAAAGACATCAAGATAGGTGTGTCTATGGCCTATTTTGATGATAATTTCCTCACCATTTTGCGGCAGTCCATGCAGAATAAAATGAAACAAGAGGACGATGTCAGTGGGCAGTTTGAAGATGCCAAAGGCGATATTGCCCAACAGGTCCAGCAAGTGGAGAACTTTGTCAGTCAAGGAGTGGATGCAATAATCCTCAATCCGGTTGATACACAGGGAGTGAAACCGATGATCAAGCTGGCGCAAGACGCCAAAATCCCGCTGGTGTTTGTTAACCGCCGTCCTGAAGCTACACTCCCTGCCGGGATGGCCTACGTGGGTTCAGACTCAAAACTTGCCGGTAAGCTGCAGATGGAAGAGTTGGCTAAGTTAATGAATGGCAAGGGGAACGTAATGATCTTGCTTGGCGAACTTTCCAGTGAAGCAACGCGTGATCGTACTCGTGGCGTAGAAGATGTTGTGGTCAAGTACCCTGACATTCATGTCATCGATAAGCAGACGGCCAAGTTTTTTCGTAAAGAGGCAGTTGATGTGACAACTGATTGGCTCCTTTCTGGCCAACAAATTGATGCCATTGTTTCCAATAATGATGAAATGGCAATTGGTGCCATTCTGGCACTGAAGCAGGCGAAAAAAAACGGCGTATTGGTAGCTGGAATTGACGGCACGCCTGATGCCCTGGAATTTATTAAGAAGGGAGATTTGAGTTTAAGTATTTTTCAAGATGCAAAAGGTCAGGGTGAAGGGGCAGTTCAAACCGCCATCCAGCTTATAAAAGGTGAAAAAGTCGAAAGTAGCGTCATGGTACCCTATCAGTTGATCACGAAAGCCAATTATCAAAGCTTTGGTGATAACAACGATAAATAATAATTTTGTCCGGATAAGACTTATGTATTCTCTGTTAGTGTGAGGGAGTGCGCTGTTATTTTAACCAGGTTATATCCCTTAGCGATTGCTGTTTCCAGCGGTATGGTCGTGTCACGATAAATTAAAGGGTATAGTCTGAGTTGTAACTGCGGAGGTTATTAGTATGTATCCTTATGTGCTTGAGGCCGAGGGTATCAGCAAGCAGTTCCCAGGGGTTAAAGCGTTAGATAAAGTCTCGATAAAAATCAAACCCGGTAGCGTGCATGCGCTTATGGGGGAGAATGGGGCGGGTAAATCGACGCTGATGAAATGTTTGATCGGTATTTATCACCCTGATGAAGGCGCAATTAAAATCAAAGGCCAACTTGTGACATTCGGCGACACGTTGGAAGCACTGCATTCAGGGATATCAATGATTCATCAGGAACTTAATCTGGTACCACACATGACGGTGGCGGAAAATATCTGGTTGGGACGCGAACCTATCAGATTAGGTTTTGTCAATCATAAAGAATTGAACCGTAAAACTACTGAGTTATTAGCGCACCTTAATATTAAATTAAAACCGGAAACCCTGTTGGGAGAGCTGAGTATTGCAAACCAACAGATGGTCGAGATAGCTAAAGCGGTTTCTTATAATGCAGATGTATTAATTATGGATGAACCAACATCTGCATTAACTGAGGGGGAAGTTATTCATTTGTTTGCGATTATTCGTGAGCTTAAAAAACAGGGTAAAGGTATTATTTATATTAGCCACAAAATGGATGAAATTTTTGCCATAACCGATGAGGTAAGTATATTCCGTGATGGTACCTCAATTGCCAGTGATAAAACGGAAAACCTGACTAAAGAATCGTTGATCACCATGATGGTGGGGCGTGAGCTAACGCAAATGTTCCCCAAGTTCAATAACAATATTGGCGAAGAGGTATTACGCGTTAGCGGTTTATGCCGTGAGGGCTGGTTTAGCGACATCACATTCTCCATTAAGCGTGGCGAAATACTTGGCGTTGCCGGATTAGTAGGAGCAGGACGCAGTGAAGTGATGGAAAGCCTGTTTGGAATGTATCCGGCAGACAGAGGGACAATATTTATTGAAGGGGTTCCGGTAAAAATCGATTCGCCGTCCAAAGCTATAGAACAAGGGCTAGCATTCCTGACCGAAGATCGAAAAAAATCGGGTCTTTTTCTGGTGCTTTCGGTAGTGGAAAATATGAGCATCGTGAATCTCTCTCAATATACCAGCAAGAATGGGTTTATCAGCCATGGACAAATGGCTAAGGATTGCTTAGAGCAAATTAGAAAGCTCAATATAAAAACGCCAACCATGGATCAGATTATCAATAATCTCAGCGGTGGGAATCAGCAAAAGGTATTAATTGCTCGTTGGTTACTGGCTCAACCGAAAATATTGATCCTTGATGAGCCAACACGCGGTATCGATGTAGGAGCAAAGGCCGAAATATATCGGCTTATCAGTGAACTGGCACACCGCGGTGTCGCCATTATTTTGGTTTCATCTGAACTTCCAGAAATTATTGGCATGAGCGATCGCGTAATGGTCATGCATGGTGGACGTATCACCGGGATCTTGGATAAAGATGAAGCTGAACAGGAAAAAATTTTGGCGTTGGCCTCTGAATAGCGCAAAGGTGACCGTAATGAGTAACATAAAACTGGAAGAAGCATTGTCCGCGGTGCAGGTGACAAAAGGTGCGCGGTTGGCGAGTTTCGGCGGTAATATGCCAAAAGATATTGGCATTTTTATTGTTATGATTGGTATTGCGCTAATCTTTGAAATTCTTGGTTGGGTTGTACGTGACCAGTCATTTTTAATGAATCCGAGTCGCTTATTATTGATTGTGTTACAGGTGGCGATCATTGGCATCATCGCGGTAGGTGTGACCCAAGTGATCATCACTACAGGTATCGATCTTTCATCTGGCTCACTCATTGCCTTAACTGCTGTGGTGGCAGCGAGCCTAGCACAAACTTCTGAGAGTATATCGCCAATCTATCCTGGGTTGTTGGATTTGCCTGCCGCGATCCCTATTGGGGCGGGGATTGGCGTGGGGATACTCTGCGGTTTTATCAACGGATTCCTGATCACGCGAACCGGTATCCCTCCGTTTATTGCGACATTGGGCATGATGGTTTCCGCACGAGGGCTGGCTCAATATTACACTAAAGGCAACCCTGTGAGTTTCTTGTCTGATGATTTCAGCGCGATCGGGCAGGGAGCCATGCCGGTCATCATATTTCTGGTTGTGGCAGCTATTTTTCATGTTGCGCTCAAACATACGCGTTACGGCAAATATATTTACGCTATCGGGGGTAACATCACCTCAGCCAAAGTTTCGGGTATTAACGTCAATAAATATCTGGTGACAGTGTATACAATCGCAGGCGGGCTGGCAGGGCTGGCAGGTGTGGTGCTTGCTGCACGAGTCAGCAGTGGGCAGTCGAGTATGGGCGTCGCTTATGAACTGGATGCTATTGCTGCGGCGGTCATTGGCGGTAGTAGCTTGATGGGAGGAGTTGGACGAATAACCGGCACTCTTATTGGTGCTGTTATTCTGGGGCTAATCAAAAGCGGCTTTACCTTTATCGGTGTGGACTCTTATATTCAGGATATTATCAAAGGCATTATTATTGTAACAGCCGTTGCAATTGATATGCATCGTAACCGCAAGAGACGGTGACCCTATGTTGAGCTGTTGGTCTGTTTTCTGATGGTTTCTTTTTAGGCATGTTCAACAGTATTTAAGACGGTGAACCTTTATCACTTGTCGGTGATGCCTATAATTGCACGCGAGCGTCGCTGGCGGTAATTTGCGCGCAGAGCAAGGCGTGAGCCGCGAGGTTGGGTGGGCCAAATAAGCGGCGAACAACGCAGCAATCACGCCAATGGCCACAGCTTGAAGGGGCGCGCCCAAGAAGCCCGTTTTCTGTGTTGTCGGGCTTGATAACGGGTTTTGGGGTCTGCGGCGGCACCATGGGTAATTGAGGGATGCAGCCTAAACTAGGGCTGCGCTCAAGTTATGGGAAACGTGATGTGTCGCGGTATTAAGAACACCTATTTAGTTAATCAACTCTTCAGCTAGCATGATATTTTGTGGCTTGAGTTTGCTCATCATTGTATGGACATCGACAGAATCTATTTTGTCAGCATGCAGGTAGGCGTGAGCGTAATCGAGGTAAACCCCAGACTGTAGAAAGAGAATGAACAGCTCGCGATCAAGGTGATTCTCATTCACCATGTTGACCATAATATTTAGTGACTCAGATAACAATTTCCCCATTTTATAGGGTCTGTCATCTGCGGTTAGAGCTTCAAATACGTCGGCAATTGCCATCATTCGTACAGGAATACTCATCTGTTTATAGTTCAACTGGTAAGGATATCCCTTACCATCCATGCGTTCATGATGGCCACCGGCAATCACTGGGACGTTAGCCATACTGCGTGGGAAGGGGAGTTTATTCAACATAATGATTGTTTGCATTATGTGTTCATTAATTTTAAATCTTTCTTCTTCGTTCAGCGTTCCCTTTCTTATGCTGAGATTGTAAATCTCCCCATGGTTGTACAGTAATGCTGGTTCTTTAATTTTGAAATGGTAATCTTCGGGCAACTTGTTCTTGCTATCTCGATAGATGACATGTTCCTCTTTATCTGCCAGCATCGGCTCCTGAACAGGGAGTGGGGCTAATGGACGACGTTTTTTGCGGCTCAGCTCTTCACGTGATACACCGGCACTATCATCCAGTGTGCGTGTCCATTGATATTGTGCAATTTTTTGAATACGTTCTAGAGCAGCGTCTGGGAGAAATTCACCGCCAATATTGCACTGGGCAATAAAGTAGAAATCATCGTCCAACTGACGCAGTTCATCATTTAACGACAGCTCTTCCTCAATACCGATAGATACCTTAGTGTTATTGCGCAGGTAGCTAATTTCTTTTTCACGTTTCAGAACTTCAAAACGCATACGTATTTCATGGATGCGATCATAAATCAGTTCCAGCTTTGTCGATTTATCGACAACTGCTTCCGGAGTCGTGATTTTCCCACAGTCATGCAGCCAGCAGGCGGTGTGTAATTCTTCCCATTCATTCTCTGAAAGGGCAAAAGAGGCGAAAGGGCCTTCTTGAACTTCAACGGCTGCTTTGGCCAACATTTCTGTGATAACCGGTACACGCTGACAATGCCCACCGGTGTAGGCGCTTTTCGCATCAATTGCCCCAGCGATCAATTCGATAAAGGCGCTCAACAGATTTTTTTGCTCTTGCAGCAGATGTTGGGTTTCTATTGCCACCGATAAACTCCCTGCCAGCGCATTGATTAACTGCATTTTGGCGAAGACGCGCTCAGCATTTGATTCCTGAGGGGGAAAGAGCAGTAAAAAACCCATTAACTGTTGGTCATGGTTTTGCATCGGAATGGCAATATAACGAAGAGGCAAATATGGCTCTAAGAAAGTGAGCAATTGACTGGGTGTATTTTCATTATCAAAAACACCGGTAACTGTTTCGCCTGCTAATATTTGCAAAAGCTCGGTAGGATAACCTTTATCCAACTGTAAAGAAGGCAGATTTGAAGTCTGAACATTTTGACCAGTCCAACTGAAAGCAATAGGCGAGAAATTCCCTAATTCTTTGTCGGGCAGGTAAATAGCGCCTCCTGTTAATGTGGCTATTTTGGTTGTTTCATTGAGTAATCCTTGCATCTTTTGAGGGAAACTATCTTTGGTAGATAACAGACGGCCCATAGAAATAAACTGCTTTAGCGTTAGTTTCATTTTTGACATGGATTTGTGCAAGTCATCAATTTCTTCAATTGCCGAGTGCTCTTCTTCCCGATCCTCAAAATACAAATTGCTGATTGCATCAGCGTCATGACGTAAACCAATCAATGGACGAGAGATCCGCAATGAAAAATACCAGACTAATGGTAAACTGAATAACAACAGAGAAAATGCAATCAGAGTTGAGTGGTTACGAATTAAATTGGCATCAGCAGTCAAATAGAAAGAGGGGGTGGCAATCACTAATTGATAGTTATTGCCATGATCATGAAGTTCTATAACGAAGCCATACCAGTTCTGTCCCTGAGCAGAAAAGAGAATGCTTTCTGAACTATTGCTGCGTTTGGTCTCTAATAGTTTCTGTAAAACAGTGAGTTGAGAAATTTTATTAAGCCCATCATGAGTTGCTGCATCATCCTGCTTTATTTGAGGGAGACTGGCGATAGTCTCATTGGCAAAATTGATAATTGCAGCTTGACTGCCGGGAGGCAGATTCTGTTGGAGAAATTCCGAAAGTGAACCCAGTGAAACATCCAGACCAATAATCGCATGGGTGTTATTTTTAGCCTGGATACTGTAGGTAAAACCGGTTTTTCCCGTAGCTTTAAAGGTATAGAGTGGTGAAGTGATCAGATTTTGACTTTTTGAGGCAAGGATATACCAATTACGTTTACGGGGGTCGAAGCCGTCATACTCCATAACTGTTTGACCAATAATTCTTTGATTACCGTCGAGATAAATAATCCGCCTTTCTGGTGTCCCAGATAAAAAACGATTGCTTTGCACCAACCATTCAGCGTTTCCAGGTACCTTGAATAAGGTGCGGATATCGGTAGACAAACGCCGCAGTATAAAAAAATCACCGTTAGGGTAAGCACTGTATATTGCATTGGCATAATCATTTTGTTGCAATATCTCAATAAATTGACTGACAAAACTCATTCTCTCTTCGAGCGTATTGGTTTGCATTATTGGAGAGTTAGCAAGAAAATTTACAGACATCATCATGTGACGAGTGACGGAGTTTAACTCTGCCGCTATAGCTTCGCCGGTTTTTTGATACTGCATGTTGGTAGTGGCTTCAGTAAGTTTTGACAGTTGGCTGTGGTTGAAAATAATGATTGCACTACCAATTGAAACAATCAGTAATGTAAAAAGTGCGGCAATCTGGATATGTAAGGGATAGTGTTTTCTGAACCCTATCTTCTGGCTTTGCATAGTCATTGCCTTGTTTATGTAATGTATCTTATTTAATCATAGACGAAATGGAGAGAGTCTATAGCTGCCAAGTTTCAAGTTGCCTGTGTGTTGTTTTTGTTACTCGGCGGTGCCCTTTGACTGCCCCGAGTGCAAACAACTCAGAGACGCACGCTGGCCTTGTGTTTTGCGGCGGCACCATAGATAACTTTAAATACGTGCGGCACCTTAAGCCTCTGGCAGGTAGGAATGGTGAGGAACACTGACCCGCCGTGAATTCCTGCTCATCCCTGTACGTTTAATGGCCCGCTAACCTGCATTACTCCGACCTGAAGCACTATTACGTGCAGCTATTCAAGGATATAACAATTAATGGTGAATAATGCAGAAACTGATCTACCTCGATAAACTGCACTTATGATAGCTTGTGCCGAGTTACTGCAGGTTGTGGCTAGGCGGCAACTGAACGGGAAATCGGTCATAAACCGATTTTGAACGCTGCTTACAGCGCGCTAAAGTGGCGAAGGATATAGTGGCAATGTGAATATGCAAAGGTTGTCGTGATGGATGCAATTAAAAATATCTTGGTGAAAGAGATTGAGCAGATTAACAATCAAGAAGGGCGTGATGGTAAACCACGTTTCAACAGTGAATTTGCGCGTAATCACCGTTGGCTTTGTCTTGCCATGTTTGCGGGATATTTTGCTGTAATTGCTGTTATGTACCCAGTTCCCTACATGGGCTTCTATTCATTTTTGGGTTTTACCGTTTTCGTCTTGTTCATGTTTGCTATGCTACTGATTGAGATTAAGCCAGTGTACCGTTTTGAAGATATCGGCGTGTTGGACTTGCGTGTTTGCTACAACGGAGAGTGGTATTTTACCCGAACGTTGTCACAACAAGCCATCCAGGCATTGCTAAATGATCCTGCTATCGGTACCGTACTAAAAGCTCGTATACTTGAAATCCTTGCCAATAAGGGCGAGATTGATTTCTACGATGTTTACGATCTTGCCTATACGAAAAAGTTGTATAAAAAACAGGCCCCGGCTGCAGTTATGTATTGAAGTAGTGGGCCCTTCAACGATGATTAATACCCTTTTGGGGTATGGAATTAATATTGGGTACTTGTAATGAATGATGATGTTTTTGACTTTGATATCGATGCTGAATTAGCAAAAGCTGAAGCAAATGCCGCACACAGGGCTAAGGAAGTTCCTCAACTTCTTGAAGATGAAGAGGATTGTGAGAGTTGCAAGATCTGATTGTGGTTACTAAAACCGCCATAGCCGTTTTTTCCTAATTCTAGGCGATAACGGCAAAGCCCGTAGTTAGACGGGGAATACTTGATTATAAGAGAGTCCTGTTATTGTTATATACCCAAAATAATTCGAGTTGCAGGAAGGCGGCAACGCAACGAATCCCCAGGAGCTTACTCAAGTAAGTGACTGGGATGAGTGAGGAAAGCCAACGCACATGCAACTTGAAGTATGACGAGTATAGTGTTTATTTGACATATGCTTAACGGGAGGAGTGATATGTAGCTAACTGATAACAAAATAGTAACCTGTGCTGGAAAGCCCAAAGCTTCAATACAGCAAGAATCCCCATACTAACAGCCCAGCAATGATGACTAAGCACAGAGCTGAAACGGTAAGCAGAATCCACCCAAGTAAGTCTTTCTCTTGTTCTGGCACGTTACGTCATCCGATTGGTTTTCTTGAATTAATGATGCAGAGATAAGTTATCGTACTGTTACGCTCAATATTATTAGCGCAAATTTAATATTTATGTCGTTCTTCAAGTTTTAGAGGTGTTTGTTGCGCTATTCGGGAAATATACCGCCTTGTCGCTTCTGGCGACGCATTAAGGTATTAAAATCGGCTCTTGGCCGATTTTTTGTACTGCTATCGTCTTACTTACGATGTATTACTATTCAAAAGTGAGCCTGACAGCAACTATAAAGATATGCCTTTGTGCTGTGAACAATGCCAGATTTTAATAATTATTGTCTCTAGGATTTTTCTCATAAGGTGGGCGCAATTGAAGAACACGTAAAGATGGCATAGTGCTGTCCATTCTAATCGTATTGCAGATTGCACTTTGATTGTTGTGTTAAACGACCTTAATGCGGATTTGCTCCTTCAAACCCGCATAAGCGTTACGCTTGTTGCTGTTATACAATACCTATTCTACAAAGGTTTGCAGGGGCTAATCAGTAACTATTTTTACCCCAATTTTGCTGATACGGTCGGACTCCATTTCGGCGATCGTCCATGTTAAGCCATCCCACTCGACTTGGTCGCCAACCACTGCTTCACCACCGATTAAAGTGGTAACGAATTGGCCAAGCGTCTGATGTTTATCTACACCTTCTTGCAGATTGAGGCCATAAAGTTGGGAGATATCACTTAAAAGGGCATCTGGTTGCAGAATAAAGTCGCCAAAGAAACGTTCGTCCAGAGTGACAGTGGGGGCTTGGCTGAAGAGCTTGCCAAGTGCGGGTAAGTCGTGTTCGTGACCCACAACGCACAGAATATCATCAGCAAGTAATAGCGTACTGCCACTGGGGTGTAACAACTCTTTACCACGGAATAAGGCTGCAATACTTGTCCCTTGGGGCATTCTTAGTTCTCTCAGTGCGACACCTACGCACCAGTTATCGGGCGTGAGCTGGTAGACAAACTGTTCCCACTGATCTTGCTGATGGATGTCGAGACCAACGCGAGAAATCGGTGCCAAGGCTGGTGGCACGACGACTTTTGCTTTTCTGGCAGCAAAGGAAAGCGTTGTACCCTGCAACAAGAGTGAAACTAACACGACAAAAAAGGCAACGTTGAAGAATAAGTTTGCGTGAGGCAACCCCGCCATCATAGGGAAAACCGCCAATATAACAGGTACTGCACCACGTAAACCAACCCAGGAAATAAACATGCGTTCGCGTAAGTTAAAATTGCGGAAGGGCAATAGACCAATAAATACCGCGATTGGGCGTGCAAAAAGTATCATCCATAGCGACAGCAACAAGGCTGGAATAGCGATTGGTAGCAGGTCATGTGGATTCAGCAGTAACCCGAGAACCAGGAACATCCCAATCTGGCTAAGCCAAGCCAGGCCGTCAAAGGTTTGTAGAATACCGTGGCGGTTACGAATAGGGCGATTACCCAACAACAGTCCACATAGATACACCGCTAAAATACCACTTCCGTCCAGTGCGGTAGTCAGTGCAAAAATAAAGATCCCCCCGCTCACAGCAAGCAGTGGGTATAATCCTTGCGCAAGTTTAATGTGATTGATCAACTTAAGTAGTACCCAACCACCGCCCAGTCCTAAGATGATCCCCATGCCGAATTGTTGCACTAAATTAACCAAGAACATCCAGCTTAGTGACGTTTCTCCTGCAGAAATCATGGAAATCAGCGTGACGGTCAAAAATACAGCCATAGGGTCGTTACTGCCAGATTCAATTTCCAACGTAGCGCTGACACGTTCGTTTAGGCCCTTGCCACCGAGTAGTGAAAAGACGGCAGCAGCATCCGTGGAACCAATAATGGCACCGATCAATAACCCTTGAATAAGGTCGAGACCAAACAACCAGGCAGCAGCCAATCCAGTCAACCCTGCGGTAATCAACACGCCAAACGTAGCCATCGATAAGGCTGGCCACAGAGCGACCCGAAATGAACTGACGCGGGTGCGCATACCACCATCGAGTAGGATGACTGCCAGAGCCAGATTACTGATCAGATACGCAGCCGGATAGTTGTCAAAAGCAATACCACCAGGGCCGTCGACGCCAGCCAGCATGCCTATTGCCAGAAAGATCACCAGAATAGGTATGCCCAAGCGCGAAGAGAATGAACT harbors:
- a CDS encoding sugar ABC transporter substrate-binding protein; its protein translation is MKLKKLIVTSLLVCTLPTTVLAKDIKIGVSMAYFDDNFLTILRQSMQNKMKQEDDVSGQFEDAKGDIAQQVQQVENFVSQGVDAIILNPVDTQGVKPMIKLAQDAKIPLVFVNRRPEATLPAGMAYVGSDSKLAGKLQMEELAKLMNGKGNVMILLGELSSEATRDRTRGVEDVVVKYPDIHVIDKQTAKFFRKEAVDVTTDWLLSGQQIDAIVSNNDEMAIGAILALKQAKKNGVLVAGIDGTPDALEFIKKGDLSLSIFQDAKGQGEGAVQTAIQLIKGEKVESSVMVPYQLITKANYQSFGDNNDK
- a CDS encoding sugar ABC transporter ATP-binding protein, with product MYPYVLEAEGISKQFPGVKALDKVSIKIKPGSVHALMGENGAGKSTLMKCLIGIYHPDEGAIKIKGQLVTFGDTLEALHSGISMIHQELNLVPHMTVAENIWLGREPIRLGFVNHKELNRKTTELLAHLNIKLKPETLLGELSIANQQMVEIAKAVSYNADVLIMDEPTSALTEGEVIHLFAIIRELKKQGKGIIYISHKMDEIFAITDEVSIFRDGTSIASDKTENLTKESLITMMVGRELTQMFPKFNNNIGEEVLRVSGLCREGWFSDITFSIKRGEILGVAGLVGAGRSEVMESLFGMYPADRGTIFIEGVPVKIDSPSKAIEQGLAFLTEDRKKSGLFLVLSVVENMSIVNLSQYTSKNGFISHGQMAKDCLEQIRKLNIKTPTMDQIINNLSGGNQQKVLIARWLLAQPKILILDEPTRGIDVGAKAEIYRLISELAHRGVAIILVSSELPEIIGMSDRVMVMHGGRITGILDKDEAEQEKILALASE
- a CDS encoding ABC transporter permease; the encoded protein is MSNIKLEEALSAVQVTKGARLASFGGNMPKDIGIFIVMIGIALIFEILGWVVRDQSFLMNPSRLLLIVLQVAIIGIIAVGVTQVIITTGIDLSSGSLIALTAVVAASLAQTSESISPIYPGLLDLPAAIPIGAGIGVGILCGFINGFLITRTGIPPFIATLGMMVSARGLAQYYTKGNPVSFLSDDFSAIGQGAMPVIIFLVVAAIFHVALKHTRYGKYIYAIGGNITSAKVSGINVNKYLVTVYTIAGGLAGLAGVVLAARVSSGQSSMGVAYELDAIAAAVIGGSSLMGGVGRITGTLIGAVILGLIKSGFTFIGVDSYIQDIIKGIIIVTAVAIDMHRNRKRR
- a CDS encoding S9 family peptidase, with protein sequence MMTPPKAEKRPYPITLHGDTRVDDYYWLRDDERLDPDILSYLDAENAYTEAQLSPQQPLRETLYQEMVARIPQQEHSVPYVKRGFRYQTRYEPGNEYAIYVRQPEASSEQWDTLLDGNLRAEGHEYYMLGGLDVSPDNQHLAVAEDFLSRRQYDIRFKDLTNDSWADEVLENTSGSFEWANDSSTIYYVRKHAKTLLPYQVYRHQIGSDPQLDTLIYEELDDTFYVSLEKTTSEQFILIHLSSTTTSEILLLDTNGVDTKPRIFVPRRKDHEYAIDHYHQHFFIRSNKDGKNFGLYQSDQADEEQWQELIAPRSDVMLEGFSLFRDWLVVEERIAGLTRLRQIHWHTGEEKSIAFDDPTYVTWLAYNPDPETVLLRYGYSSMTTPSTLYELNLDSGEREQLKQQDVKNFTAEDYRSERIWVKGRDGVEIPVSLVYRADRFVHGANPLMVYAYGSYGGSMDPAFSTSRLSLLDRGFVFALAHIRGGAELGQLWYEDGKLLKKKNTFNDFIDVTQTLVEQGYADAQYVFAMGGSAGGLLMGAVVNQAPQLFKGIVAQVPFVDVLTTMLDETIPLTTGEYDEWGNPNDKVYYDYIKQYSPYDQVKAQDYPHMLVTTGLHDSQVQYWEPAKWVAKLRELKTDDHTLLLYTDMDAGHGGKSGRFKAYEDIALEYAFILSLLE